A window of Kwoniella newhampshirensis strain CBS 13917 chromosome 9, whole genome shotgun sequence contains these coding sequences:
- a CDS encoding ubiquinol-cytochrome c reductase, iron-sulfur subunit: MASQLGRVNLLPTTRTLASGVPLAPRLNLAAPQLSGGHDSHGAVGARTDAVPAWVFKAGARGHIGKTNALPTTSSFQQRFMSTSTSVLAAHPMSATSGTTKASATGVPDFSPYRAKNSGLNRNLSYFMVGTMGVLAASGAKSTVSDVLSNMAASADVLALAKIEVEMGAIPEGKNLIVKWRGKPVFIRHRTPDEIEEANSVDVKSLRDPQADGDRVQRPEWLVMLGVCTHLGCVPIGEAGDYGGWFCPCHGSHYDISGRIRRGPAPLNLEIPEYAFNDDEEKLVIG, translated from the exons ATGGCTTCCCAACTCGGCCGTGTCAACCTCCTCCCCACCACTCGGACTCTCGCTTCGGGCGTTCCCCTCGCTCCGAGGTTGAACCTCGCCGCTCCTCAGCTTTCCGGTGGTCACGATTCGCACGGGGCGGTCGGAGCTAGGACCGATGCTGTCCCTGCTTGGGTGTTCAAGGCTGGTGCGAGGGGACACATTGGCAAGACGAACG CCCTCCCTACCACATCCTCTTTCCAACAACGATTCATGtccacatccacctccGTCCTCGCCGCCCACCCCATGTCCGCCACGTCCGGAACCACCAAAGCCTCCGCGACCGGCGTCCCCGACTTCTCACCCTACCGAGCCAAGAACTCGGGTCTGAACAGGAACCTTTCGTATTTCATGGTCGGGACCATGGGTGTGCTCGCCGCGTCGGGAGCGAAGAGCACGGTGTCGGACGTTTTGAGTAATATGGCGGCGTCGGCGGACGTCTTGGCTTTGGCGAAGattgaggtggagatgggggCTATTccagaag GCAAGAacctcatcgtcaaatGGCGAGGAAAGCCAGTTTTCATCCGACACCGAACTCCcgatgagatcgaggaggcCAACTCTGTTGACGTCAAGTCTTTGAGAGACCCTCAGGCGGACGGTGACCGAGTCCAGAGGCCAGAGTG GCTCGTCATGCTTGGTGTCTGCACACATCTCGGTTGTGTCCCCATCGGTGAGGCGGGTGACTACGGAGGTTGGTTCTGCCCCTGTCACGGTTCTCACTACGACATCTCCGGTCGAATCCGACGAGGTCCCGCTCCTCTCAACCTCGAGATCCCAGAGTATGCTttcaacgacgatgaggagaagctcGTCATCGGTTAG
- a CDS encoding mitochondrial 54S ribosomal protein mL57, producing MALASSSSSVLRSTRCLSSPLLVARPTRARRTAASSVRGYAATATATATVPLETPPTPPTPSSTTYQTPPSANRSTFRPSRPSNSETTGSSAQSYLTNLLSLPPHRQFPPSLALQILTHKSYRYSHPIRHLPSSSASSSSSSSTTTTSGVVTESSIGSELYNSRLSFLGRRAFSTYLSIFVHDAFLGTNRLAVEGTDFLRGKGLQERLDGLRHTNNLGRVLGSEWGLGEVIRWDRNETSREGGDLKIKGMTIEAILGGIYTQFGSPAAHRTFHQLILPHFSSQLRDPRLVERVQSMREELEKEFGPGILPRS from the exons ATGGCTCtcgcatcttcctcttcgtccgttttgagatcgacgagatgtcTCTCGTCACCTTTGTTGGTTGCTCGCCCGACCAGAGCTAGACGCACAGCCG CTTCTTCAGTGAGAGGATACGCTGCTACTGCAACTGCAACTGCAACTGTTCCCCTCGAAACCCCTCCCACCCCTCCCACCCCTTCCAGTACCACCTACCAGacccctccttctgccAACAGATCTACGTTCCGTCCGAGCCGACCTTCAAATTCCGAAACGACCGGTTCTTCCGCCCAATCGTACCTCACGAATCTCCTCTCATTACCACCTCATCGACAATTCCCGCCATCATTAGCACTCCAGATCCTCACCCATAAATCGTATCGATATTCTCACCCGATCCGTCatctcccctcctcctccgcctcctcctcctcatcatcatcaacaacaacaacatcagGCGTCGTTACGGAATCATCGATCGGTTCCGAATTGTACAATTCGAGATTATCTTTcctcggaagaagagccTTTTCGACCTATTTGTCGATCTTTGTCCATGATGCTTTCCTGGGTACGAACAGGTTGGCGGTAGAGGGGACGGATTTCTTGAGAGGAAAGGGGTTACAGGAGCGATTGGACGGGTTGAGACATACGAATAATCTCGGGAGGGTTTTGGGCAGTGAGTGGGGTCTGGGCGAGGTGATCAGATGGGATCGTaatgag ACATCCCGAGAAGGCGGCGATCTCAAGATCAAAGGAATGACAATCGAAGCGATCCTAGGTGGGATATACACCCAATTCGGATCCCCAGCAGCCCACCGAACCTTCCATCAACTCATCTTGCCCCATTTCTCGAGTCAGCTGAGAGATCCGAGACTGGTGGAGAGAGTCCAGAGCAtgagagaagagctggagaaggagtttgGGCCAGGGATCTTACCTAGATCATAA